A window from Leifsonia shinshuensis encodes these proteins:
- the nusA gene encoding transcription termination factor NusA has protein sequence MDIDLSVLRLMEREKEIPFDELVQIIEQAILTAYLKHTNQADHRHGHSDQPPAARVHLDRKTGHVTVYVPERDEEGNVIGEAEDSPSDFGRIAAFAAKQVINQRLRDIADDAVLGEFRGREGDIVAGVIQQGPNPRMIHVDLGSVEAILPPEEQVPGEDYAHGSRIRVYVTSVTKGPKGPSITVSRTHPALVRKLFALEVPEIASGVVEIVSLAREAGHRTKIAVRATEPGVNAKGACIGELGQRVRAVTAELNNEKIDIVDYSPDLATFVSSALSPAKVTSAFVIDESLKAVRALVPDYQLSLAIGKEGQNARLAAKLTGAKIDIQPDSILDRD, from the coding sequence ATGGACATCGACCTCAGCGTCTTGCGTCTCATGGAGCGCGAGAAGGAGATCCCCTTCGACGAGCTGGTGCAGATCATCGAGCAGGCGATCCTGACCGCGTATCTGAAGCACACCAACCAGGCCGACCACCGTCACGGCCACAGCGACCAGCCGCCCGCGGCCCGCGTCCACCTCGACAGGAAGACCGGCCACGTCACCGTCTACGTGCCGGAGCGCGACGAGGAGGGCAACGTCATCGGCGAGGCCGAGGACAGCCCCAGCGACTTCGGGCGCATCGCGGCCTTCGCGGCCAAGCAGGTCATCAACCAGCGGCTGCGCGACATCGCGGACGACGCGGTGCTCGGCGAGTTCCGCGGCCGCGAGGGCGACATCGTCGCCGGCGTCATCCAGCAGGGTCCGAACCCGCGGATGATCCACGTCGACCTCGGGTCGGTGGAGGCCATCCTGCCTCCCGAGGAGCAGGTGCCCGGCGAGGACTACGCGCACGGCTCCCGCATCCGGGTCTACGTCACGAGCGTCACCAAGGGGCCGAAGGGTCCGTCGATCACCGTCTCGCGCACGCATCCGGCGCTCGTCCGCAAGCTGTTCGCGCTCGAGGTGCCGGAGATCGCCAGCGGTGTCGTGGAGATCGTCTCCCTCGCCCGCGAGGCCGGGCACCGTACCAAGATCGCGGTGCGCGCGACCGAGCCCGGCGTGAACGCCAAGGGCGCCTGCATCGGCGAGCTCGGCCAGCGCGTGCGCGCGGTGACCGCGGAGCTCAACAACGAGAAGATCGACATCGTCGACTACTCGCCCGACCTGGCCACGTTCGTGTCGAGCGCCCTCTCGCCCGCGAAGGTCACCAGCGCGTTCGTCATCGACGAGTCGCTGAAGGCCGTCCGCGCCCTCGTCCCCGATTACCAGCTGTCGCTGGCGATCGGCAAGGAGGGGCAGAACGCCCGCCTCGCGGCGAAGCTCACCGGTGCAAAGATCGACATCCAGCCGGACTCGATCCTCGACCGCGACTGA
- a CDS encoding ABC transporter ATP-binding protein: MSEKTTAPERPAGPPMRRGPGGGGPFAGMGMPVEKSMNFGPSAKRLLGRLRPERLAITAVTVLAVISVTFAVLGPKLLGNAVNLVFAGALSLQFPSGLTQAQVIAGLRAQGQSQLADLVSGTTFTPGAGIDFTAVGQTLLWVLALYVASSVFSYLQAYVLNGVTQRTVYRLRADVEEKLHRLPLKYFDGMQRGELLSRVTNDIDNISQSLQQTMSQLLTSLLTVVGVIVLMFVISPLLAVIALITIPLTLVITTVIAKRSQKLFVAQWRHTGELNGQIEEAFTGHSLVKVFGRHREVEARFRAKNQEMYRASFGAQFISGIIMPAMMFVGNLMYVAIAVVGGLQVASGAMQLGDVTAFIQYSRQFTQPLTQLGSMANLLQSGVASAERVFELLDADEQSEDPREPESPEGTKGRLAFEDVSFRYTEDTPLIEHLSLVAQPGQTVAIVGPTGAGKTTLVNLMMRFYELDGGRITLDGVDIASMSRHDLRSRMGMVLQDTWLFKGTIRDNILYGRPDATEEEVMDAARATYVDRFVHSLPDGYDTVLDDEGANISAGEKQLLTIARAFLARPSVLILDEATSSVDTRTELLVQKAMSALRADRTSFVIAHRLSTIRDADLILVMEAGRIVEQGTHAELLARGGAYYTLYNAQFAGAAGE, encoded by the coding sequence ATGAGTGAGAAGACGACAGCGCCCGAGCGTCCCGCCGGCCCTCCGATGCGGCGCGGGCCCGGAGGCGGCGGCCCGTTCGCCGGCATGGGGATGCCCGTCGAGAAGTCGATGAACTTCGGCCCGAGCGCGAAGCGGCTGCTCGGCCGGCTGCGCCCGGAGCGGCTGGCCATCACGGCCGTGACGGTGCTCGCGGTGATCTCGGTGACCTTCGCCGTGCTCGGCCCGAAGCTGCTCGGCAACGCCGTCAACCTGGTCTTCGCGGGGGCGCTGTCGCTGCAGTTCCCGTCGGGGCTGACGCAGGCGCAGGTGATCGCGGGTCTGCGCGCCCAGGGCCAGAGCCAGCTGGCCGATCTCGTCTCGGGCACGACGTTCACGCCGGGTGCGGGCATCGACTTCACGGCCGTCGGTCAGACGCTGCTCTGGGTGCTCGCGCTCTACGTGGCGTCGTCGGTGTTCAGCTATCTGCAGGCCTACGTGCTGAACGGCGTGACGCAGCGGACCGTCTATCGGCTCCGCGCCGACGTGGAGGAGAAGCTGCACCGGTTGCCGCTGAAGTACTTCGACGGGATGCAGCGCGGCGAGCTGCTGAGCCGGGTCACGAACGACATCGACAACATCTCGCAGTCGCTGCAGCAGACCATGAGCCAGTTGCTCACATCCCTGCTCACGGTGGTCGGCGTTATCGTGCTGATGTTCGTGATCTCGCCGCTGCTCGCGGTGATCGCGCTGATCACCATCCCGCTGACCCTGGTCATCACCACGGTGATCGCGAAGCGCTCGCAGAAGCTGTTCGTCGCCCAGTGGCGGCACACGGGCGAGCTGAACGGCCAGATCGAGGAGGCGTTCACCGGCCACTCGCTGGTGAAGGTGTTCGGCCGCCACCGCGAGGTGGAGGCCCGCTTCCGCGCCAAGAACCAGGAGATGTACCGGGCCAGCTTCGGCGCCCAGTTCATCTCGGGGATCATCATGCCCGCGATGATGTTCGTCGGGAACCTGATGTACGTCGCGATCGCGGTCGTCGGCGGCCTGCAGGTGGCGAGCGGCGCGATGCAGCTCGGCGACGTGACCGCGTTCATCCAGTACTCGCGTCAGTTCACGCAGCCGCTCACACAGCTCGGGTCGATGGCGAACCTGCTGCAGTCGGGCGTGGCCAGCGCGGAGCGCGTCTTCGAGCTGCTGGATGCGGACGAGCAGTCCGAGGACCCGCGCGAGCCGGAGAGCCCCGAGGGCACGAAGGGCCGGCTCGCGTTCGAGGACGTGTCGTTCCGGTACACCGAGGACACGCCGCTGATCGAGCACCTGTCGCTCGTCGCGCAGCCCGGCCAGACCGTCGCGATCGTCGGGCCGACGGGCGCCGGGAAGACGACCCTCGTCAACCTGATGATGCGCTTCTACGAGCTCGACGGCGGCCGCATCACCCTCGACGGCGTGGACATCGCCTCGATGAGCCGGCACGACCTGCGCAGTCGGATGGGCATGGTGCTGCAGGACACCTGGCTGTTCAAGGGCACCATCCGCGACAACATCCTGTACGGCCGTCCCGACGCCACCGAGGAGGAGGTGATGGATGCGGCCCGCGCGACCTACGTCGACCGCTTCGTGCACTCCCTCCCGGACGGCTACGACACCGTGCTCGACGACGAGGGCGCCAACATCTCGGCCGGTGAGAAGCAGCTGCTGACCATCGCGCGTGCGTTCCTGGCCCGGCCCAGCGTGCTCATCCTCGACGAGGCGACGTCGTCGGTGGACACGCGCACCGAGCTGCTGGTGCAGAAGGCGATGAGCGCGCTCCGCGCGGACCGCACCTCGTTCGTGATCGCGCACCGCCTGTCCACCATCCGCGACGCCGACCTCATCCTGGTGATGGAGGCGGGCCGCATCGTCGAGCAGGGGACGCACGCCGAACTGCTCGCCCGCGGCGGCGCCTACTACACGCTGTACAACGCGCAGTTCGCCGGAGCCGCGGGGGAGTAG
- a CDS encoding aldo/keto reductase, producing MANIEYRTLGPSGLIVSTIGLGCNNFGRAGTVTETQEGTDAVIGAAIDAGVTLFDTADIYGSERGLSETLMGKSLEGKRDRIVLATKFGMDMAGLNGPDWGVRGSRRYIRLAVESSLRRLRTDWIDLYQLHQPDPVTPIEETLETLDDLIAEGKIRYIGHSNLSGWQIAEAEFTAQLHGHPKFVSAQNEYSLLARDAEREVLPAVNRYGLGFLPYFPLYNGLFTGKFTREGGPADSRIMNIRKHLLDNAPWDRMDRFQALCDEHGVTMLEATFAWLLAQPGLTSVIAGATKPEQIVANAEAATAWSPTDAEVAEISEIFARD from the coding sequence ATGGCGAACATCGAATACCGCACCCTCGGACCGTCCGGCCTGATCGTCTCCACGATCGGTCTCGGCTGCAACAACTTCGGCCGCGCAGGCACCGTGACCGAGACGCAGGAGGGCACGGATGCCGTCATCGGCGCGGCCATCGACGCCGGAGTGACGCTGTTCGACACCGCCGACATCTACGGCAGCGAGCGGGGACTCTCCGAGACGCTGATGGGCAAGTCGCTGGAGGGGAAGCGCGACCGGATCGTGCTGGCCACGAAGTTCGGGATGGACATGGCCGGGCTCAACGGGCCCGACTGGGGAGTGCGCGGGTCGCGCCGCTACATCCGGCTGGCGGTCGAGAGCTCGCTCCGGCGGCTCCGCACCGACTGGATCGACCTGTACCAGCTGCACCAGCCCGACCCGGTGACGCCGATCGAGGAGACCCTCGAGACGCTCGACGACCTGATCGCCGAGGGCAAGATCCGCTACATCGGCCACTCCAACCTGAGCGGCTGGCAGATCGCCGAGGCCGAGTTCACCGCGCAGTTGCACGGCCACCCGAAGTTCGTCTCCGCGCAGAACGAGTACAGCCTGCTCGCGCGCGACGCCGAGCGCGAGGTGCTCCCGGCGGTCAACCGCTACGGGCTGGGCTTCCTGCCCTACTTCCCGCTGTACAACGGGCTGTTCACGGGCAAGTTCACCCGTGAGGGCGGTCCGGCCGACAGCCGCATCATGAACATCCGCAAGCACCTGCTCGACAACGCCCCGTGGGATCGTATGGACCGGTTCCAGGCGTTGTGCGACGAGCACGGCGTCACGATGCTGGAGGCGACCTTCGCGTGGCTGCTGGCTCAGCCGGGACTCACGAGCGTCATCGCGGGGGCGACGAAGCCGGAGCAGATCGTCGCCAATGCCGAGGCGGCGACCGCCTGGTCGCCCACCGACGCGGAGGTGGCGGAGATCTCCGAGATCTTCGCGCGCGACTGA
- a CDS encoding DUF1206 domain-containing protein has product MTTPSRAASRVERQPAVRVLARVGLAAIGVLHILIGIIALAVATGAGGNADQTGALQALVAVPGGLFVLWAVIVGLIFLSLWQILQAITARRPGQKVTEVAKCVVYAALAGIAISIAAGGRSNASSSEQSMSAKLLAMPGGVFLLAAIGLAVVAVGVVFIVNGVTHRFERDLRLPPNRWATITTTLGRVGYVAKGIALIIVGGLVVFGALTSDPEKAGGLDGSLKALVEVPFGVILLILIALGLIAYGAFWCVRAFASRLRDP; this is encoded by the coding sequence ATGACCACCCCCAGCCGGGCCGCCTCCCGCGTCGAGCGCCAGCCCGCCGTGCGCGTCCTGGCGCGTGTGGGGCTGGCCGCCATCGGCGTCCTCCACATCCTCATCGGCATCATCGCCCTCGCCGTCGCGACTGGAGCGGGAGGGAACGCCGACCAGACCGGCGCGCTCCAGGCTCTCGTGGCGGTGCCCGGCGGCCTGTTCGTGCTGTGGGCGGTCATCGTCGGGCTGATCTTCCTGTCGCTCTGGCAGATCCTCCAGGCGATCACCGCCCGGCGGCCCGGCCAGAAGGTGACGGAGGTGGCGAAGTGCGTCGTCTACGCGGCCCTCGCCGGCATCGCGATCTCGATCGCCGCGGGAGGGCGGAGCAACGCCTCGTCGTCGGAGCAGAGCATGAGCGCGAAGCTGCTGGCGATGCCGGGCGGCGTGTTCCTGCTCGCCGCGATCGGTCTCGCGGTGGTGGCGGTGGGCGTCGTGTTCATCGTGAACGGGGTCACGCACCGCTTCGAGCGCGACCTGCGCCTGCCGCCCAACCGCTGGGCGACGATCACCACGACGCTGGGCCGCGTCGGCTACGTCGCCAAGGGCATCGCCCTGATCATCGTGGGCGGCCTGGTCGTGTTCGGCGCGCTGACCTCCGATCCCGAGAAGGCCGGCGGCCTCGACGGCAGCCTGAAGGCGCTCGTCGAGGTGCCCTTCGGCGTCATCCTGCTCATCCTGATCGCCCTGGGCCTGATCGCCTACGGGGCGTTCTGGTGCGTCCGGGCGTTCGCCTCGCGCCTCCGCGACCCCTGA
- a CDS encoding TetR/AcrR family transcriptional regulator, producing the protein MNQDDVRDAPRTRAPSMSADDRKAMIVDAVIPLLLEHGRGMTSRQIAEAAGIAEGTIFRAFGDKETLVQAAIEKYLDPEPLREALRSIDPALPLEHKVRAILYLLRERFQSVMRIMPVIGPQRPPVPQERGEFARIIARIMEPQSDDLNWPPERVAHVLRLISFSAAFPALNEGIEFSIDDLARMVLVGVAGESPYVADLHHPIPTSSTSSTTEA; encoded by the coding sequence GTGAATCAGGATGATGTGCGCGACGCCCCGCGCACCCGCGCCCCGTCGATGTCGGCGGACGACCGCAAGGCGATGATCGTCGACGCCGTCATCCCGCTGCTGCTGGAGCACGGCCGGGGGATGACCTCCCGCCAGATCGCCGAGGCCGCCGGCATCGCGGAGGGCACGATCTTCCGCGCCTTCGGCGACAAGGAGACCCTCGTGCAGGCCGCCATCGAGAAGTACCTCGATCCCGAGCCGCTGCGTGAGGCGCTGCGCAGCATCGACCCGGCGCTGCCGCTCGAGCACAAGGTCCGCGCCATCCTGTACCTGCTCCGGGAGCGGTTCCAGAGCGTGATGCGGATCATGCCGGTGATCGGCCCGCAGCGGCCGCCGGTCCCGCAGGAGCGGGGCGAGTTCGCGCGCATCATCGCGCGCATCATGGAGCCGCAGTCCGACGACCTGAACTGGCCGCCCGAGCGCGTGGCGCATGTGCTCCGTCTCATCAGCTTCTCCGCCGCGTTCCCGGCACTGAACGAGGGCATCGAGTTCAGCATCGACGACCTCGCCCGCATGGTGCTCGTCGGCGTCGCGGGCGAGTCGCCCTACGTCGCCGACCTCCATCACCCCATCCCGACCTCATCGACGTCGTCCACCACGGAGGCATGA
- a CDS encoding DNA-3-methyladenine glycosylase I — protein MEAPAGTESTSDAVSPASTEPRSALVVGEDGLARCSWSASDPEYRRYHDEEWGRPQHDARALYEKLCLEGFQAGLSWITILRRRPAFRELFLGFEPEKVAAMTEADVQRLLQDARIIRHRGKIEATISNARAVLALEEPLDELMWGFAPPAGDRPRPRSWGEIPAVTPESTAMSKELRRRGFRFVGPTTMYALMQATGMVDDHFEGCFRA, from the coding sequence ATGGAGGCCCCGGCCGGCACGGAGAGCACGAGCGACGCGGTGAGCCCGGCCAGCACAGAGCCACGCTCGGCGCTGGTCGTCGGCGAAGACGGACTCGCACGTTGCTCCTGGTCGGCGAGCGACCCGGAGTACCGGCGATATCACGACGAGGAGTGGGGGCGCCCGCAGCACGACGCGCGTGCGCTGTACGAGAAGCTGTGCCTGGAGGGCTTCCAGGCGGGGCTCTCGTGGATCACCATCCTGCGCCGGCGTCCCGCCTTCCGCGAGCTGTTCCTCGGGTTCGAACCCGAGAAGGTGGCGGCGATGACCGAGGCCGACGTGCAGCGGCTGCTTCAGGATGCGCGCATCATCCGCCACCGCGGCAAGATCGAGGCGACCATCTCGAACGCGCGGGCGGTGCTCGCGCTGGAGGAGCCGCTGGATGAGCTCATGTGGGGCTTCGCGCCGCCCGCGGGCGACAGACCGCGTCCGCGATCGTGGGGGGAGATCCCCGCCGTGACGCCCGAGTCGACCGCGATGAGCAAAGAGCTCCGCCGCCGGGGATTCCGGTTCGTCGGGCCCACGACGATGTACGCGCTGATGCAGGCGACCGGCATGGTCGACGACCACTTCGAGGGCTGCTTCCGCGCGTGA
- a CDS encoding DUF1778 domain-containing protein yields the protein MRASARLEFRVSPADRARIEQAAELAGEPTSTFARHAAEERAERILRDHEATTRVPAQFFDDLYAALDAPGEPNAALAAAADRLRGMTGE from the coding sequence ATGAGAGCCAGTGCACGCCTGGAGTTCCGGGTGAGCCCCGCCGACCGGGCGCGGATCGAGCAGGCGGCGGAACTCGCCGGGGAACCCACGTCCACCTTCGCGCGCCATGCGGCGGAGGAGCGGGCCGAGCGGATCCTGCGCGATCACGAGGCGACAACGCGCGTGCCAGCGCAGTTCTTCGACGACCTCTACGCGGCGCTCGACGCACCCGGGGAACCCAACGCTGCGCTCGCGGCCGCCGCAGACCGCCTGCGCGGGATGACCGGTGAGTGA
- a CDS encoding methylated-DNA--[protein]-cysteine S-methyltransferase, translating to MSSSFAYLLRTTSPIGRLELTSDGTAVTSLSIERAGRLPLDDHPERSTAVLDDAAAQLDEYFAGTRRTFDVPVRLQGTPFRQAVWERLAELEFGTFVSYGELGASLGHAGYGRAIGGAVGANPVPIIVGCHRVLSSSGRVTGYSGGDGIPTKLWLLEHEGILLAA from the coding sequence ATGAGCAGTTCCTTCGCCTACCTCCTCCGCACCACGAGCCCCATCGGGCGCCTCGAACTCACCAGTGACGGCACCGCGGTGACGTCGCTCTCCATCGAACGGGCCGGCCGTCTGCCGCTCGACGACCATCCCGAACGCAGCACGGCCGTGCTCGACGACGCGGCGGCGCAGCTCGACGAGTACTTCGCGGGCACGCGTCGCACCTTCGACGTGCCGGTGCGCCTGCAGGGCACCCCCTTCCGGCAGGCGGTGTGGGAGCGGCTCGCCGAACTCGAGTTCGGCACCTTCGTCTCCTACGGCGAGCTGGGGGCGTCGCTCGGTCACGCCGGCTACGGCCGCGCCATCGGTGGAGCCGTGGGCGCCAACCCGGTGCCGATCATCGTCGGCTGCCACCGGGTGCTCTCGTCCAGCGGCCGGGTCACCGGCTACAGCGGCGGGGACGGCATCCCCACCAAGCTGTGGCTGCTCGAGCACGAGGGGATCCTGCTGGCGGCATGA
- a CDS encoding GNAT family N-acetyltransferase: MSEGLPSERFDPERHDTAAFACGAPGMDVWLREHAHDASRRNTAVTWVWNRGGRVVAYYSLSAHKVARDEVPHPIGRGGPVEIPAVMIGKLALDSTLHGQGLGGVLLADALTRVVAATQVVAARVVVVDALDADVARFYQRFGFTRVPEGLRLVRRISSVAIDLAGAAGE; encoded by the coding sequence GTGAGTGAGGGTCTGCCCTCCGAGCGGTTCGACCCCGAACGTCATGACACCGCCGCGTTCGCGTGCGGGGCACCGGGGATGGACGTGTGGCTGCGCGAGCACGCGCACGATGCGTCGCGCCGGAACACCGCGGTCACCTGGGTGTGGAACCGTGGAGGACGGGTCGTCGCCTACTACTCGCTGTCCGCTCACAAGGTCGCCCGCGATGAGGTGCCGCATCCGATCGGCCGGGGCGGTCCCGTCGAGATCCCCGCCGTGATGATCGGCAAGCTGGCTCTGGACTCGACCCTGCACGGTCAGGGTCTCGGCGGCGTGCTCCTCGCGGACGCTCTGACCCGGGTCGTCGCCGCCACGCAGGTCGTCGCCGCTCGCGTGGTCGTCGTGGACGCTCTGGACGCCGACGTCGCGAGGTTCTACCAGCGGTTCGGCTTCACCCGGGTGCCCGAGGGACTCCGCCTCGTCCGGCGGATCAGCAGTGTGGCGATCGACCTCGCAGGAGCCGCGGGGGAGTAG
- a CDS encoding ABC transporter ATP-binding protein produces the protein MLLRLLGRFLRPHWPLLIGVLVFQLAQSLLSLWLPTLNADIIDNGVAKGDTGYILSVGAEMLGVTLVQIACAITAVYFGAKVAMLVGRDLREAIFHRVGEFSEREVTAFGAPSLITRNTNDVQQVQMLVMMTCTLLVAAPILAVGGIVLAMQQDIDLSWLIAVSVPALLVAVSIIIARMVPQFRRMQDRIDRVNRVLREQLSGIRVVRAFVREDVETNRFRTANDQVTETALKAGRLFALMFPIVMLVLNVSSVAVIWFGSFRVQDGTLQVGTLTAFLQYLTQILMGVMMSTMMAVLVPRAAVCADRIGEVLGTEPSVRASADPITEVPGHGTVEFVDVGFSYPGAEHPVLTDITFLAESGRTTAIIGSTGAGKTTLVNLIPRLFDATSGIVLVDGVDAADLDPEVLWSRIGIVPQKPYLFSGTVASNLRYGNPDATDDDLWHALEIAQARDFVEAMPERLEAPIAQGGTNVSGGQRQRLAIARALVRKPEIYVFDDSFSALDTATDARLRAALAREVTDATVIVVAQRVSTIVDADQIIVLEDGRVVGRGTHDELLESNATYAEIVSSQLAAQDAA, from the coding sequence ATGCTCCTCAGACTCCTCGGCCGGTTCCTCCGGCCGCACTGGCCCCTCCTGATCGGGGTGCTCGTCTTCCAGCTCGCGCAGTCTCTGCTGTCGCTCTGGCTGCCCACGCTCAATGCGGACATCATCGACAACGGCGTCGCGAAGGGCGACACCGGCTACATCCTCTCCGTCGGCGCGGAGATGCTCGGCGTGACGCTCGTCCAGATCGCCTGCGCCATCACCGCCGTGTACTTCGGGGCGAAAGTGGCCATGCTCGTGGGCCGGGATCTGCGCGAGGCGATCTTCCACCGCGTCGGCGAGTTCTCCGAGCGCGAGGTGACCGCCTTCGGTGCGCCCTCGCTGATCACCCGCAACACCAACGACGTGCAGCAGGTGCAGATGCTCGTCATGATGACCTGCACCCTGCTCGTCGCCGCGCCGATCCTGGCCGTCGGCGGCATCGTTCTGGCCATGCAGCAGGACATCGACCTGTCCTGGCTGATCGCGGTCAGCGTCCCGGCGCTGCTCGTCGCCGTGAGCATCATCATCGCGCGCATGGTGCCGCAGTTCCGCCGGATGCAGGACAGGATCGACCGCGTGAACCGCGTGCTGCGCGAGCAGCTGAGCGGCATCCGGGTCGTGCGCGCCTTCGTGCGGGAGGACGTGGAGACGAACCGCTTCCGGACGGCGAACGACCAGGTGACCGAGACGGCCCTGAAGGCCGGACGCCTGTTCGCGCTGATGTTCCCGATCGTCATGCTCGTGCTCAACGTGTCGAGCGTCGCCGTCATCTGGTTCGGTTCGTTCCGCGTGCAGGACGGCACGCTGCAGGTCGGGACGCTGACCGCGTTCCTGCAGTACCTCACGCAGATCCTGATGGGCGTCATGATGTCGACCATGATGGCCGTGCTGGTGCCGCGCGCCGCGGTCTGCGCTGACCGGATCGGCGAGGTGCTCGGCACCGAGCCGTCGGTCCGGGCGTCCGCCGATCCGATCACGGAGGTGCCCGGGCACGGGACCGTCGAGTTCGTCGACGTCGGCTTCTCGTATCCCGGCGCCGAACATCCCGTGCTCACCGACATCACCTTCTTGGCGGAGTCCGGCAGGACCACGGCCATCATCGGCAGCACCGGCGCCGGAAAGACCACGCTCGTGAACCTCATCCCGCGCCTCTTCGACGCCACCAGCGGCATCGTGCTGGTCGACGGGGTGGATGCGGCCGACCTCGACCCCGAGGTGCTCTGGTCCCGCATCGGGATCGTGCCGCAGAAGCCGTACCTGTTCTCGGGCACCGTGGCGTCGAACCTCCGCTACGGCAACCCGGACGCCACGGACGACGACCTGTGGCACGCCCTCGAGATCGCGCAGGCGCGTGACTTCGTCGAGGCGATGCCCGAGCGTCTGGAGGCGCCGATCGCCCAGGGCGGGACCAACGTTTCCGGCGGCCAGCGGCAGCGTCTCGCGATCGCGCGTGCGCTCGTCCGGAAGCCGGAGATCTACGTGTTCGACGACTCCTTCTCGGCGCTCGACACCGCCACGGACGCGCGGCTGCGTGCCGCGCTGGCCCGCGAGGTCACGGACGCGACCGTGATCGTGGTCGCGCAGCGGGTGTCCACCATCGTGGACGCCGACCAGATCATCGTCCTGGAGGACGGCCGGGTGGTCGGCCGCGGGACGCACGACGAGCTCCTGGAGAGCAACGCGACCTACGCCGAGATCGTCTCGTCGCAGCTCGCGGCTCAGGATGCGGCATAG